The Schistocerca gregaria isolate iqSchGreg1 chromosome 1, iqSchGreg1.2, whole genome shotgun sequence genome includes a window with the following:
- the LOC126336310 gene encoding uncharacterized protein LOC126336310 isoform X2, with protein sequence MDHGKTTDEIDSSVAELVNLMNDTFTCCMRNYQALLPYLEKKNTRPKICKKLVHVNIMLNKLNEELVGLRVEYVTVLSHEQESEAVVSERGRKRKTSDESMVGRPETKSIKTEVPLSTSTKYSSENFVSKQTEETRHTQVQKTDTHRMESIKTELQDSSEVEDLLVFPISNSKSPTSKASLDTRENRVTVCFDGDEESASVADRLVRINTYVKPIDTITQTKNNEMCLPLQNSECETIDQEKHEDISKLLSKDHNTHRGLEREVGCATSFSYQAERPFSNKEPLVPFTACGKESDMLMERRAISCNEVEKRAHSPIRYEKDCVPVQRSVELFSPGHELYGVIRYEHRKLKCVLCDCELANYKVMYDHVNGKRHQRKQASKKNSYAKKPVVSNNSSVRTTPTSVCATVPCSLADNIAIVDKSYQLEVIEHTVKLDDMWKYFSAPLQINRKYFWIHSGEVICSLCNQRVEERVQSVKIHIIKCSHLRRIKRLRSLETAWKSSNQQMLKVAGILDGCIPKTQFTLQNDGIFCRVCQCFCENHTVLNHVTSKMHCRKSHKME encoded by the coding sequence ATGGATCATGGGAAAACAACAGATGAAATAGACTCGTCAGTGGCTGAATTAGTCAACTTGATGAATGATACTTTCACATGCTGCATGAGGAACTATCAAGCCTTACTGCCATACCTTGAGAAAAAGAATACAAGAcccaaaatatgtaaaaaattagTGCATGTTAATATAATGCTGAACAAGTTGAATGAAGAACTTGTTGGGCTTAGAGTTGAATATGTAACTGTGTTGTCACATGAACAAGAAAGTGAGGCCGTTGTGTCTGAAAGAGGTAGGAAAAGAAAAACATCTGATGAGTCAATGGTAGGCAGACCTGAGACCAAAAGTATAAAAACAGAAGTACCATTATCCACTAGCACTAAGTATTCCTCAGAGAATTTTGtatcaaaacaaactgaagaaaCAAGACATACCCAGGTGCAGAAGACTGACACGCACAGAATGGAAAGTATAAAAACAGAATTACAAGATTCCAGTGAAGTTGAAGATTTGCTTGTTTTCCCCATTAGTAATAGCAAGAGTCCTACATCTAAGGCGTCACTTGATACTAGAGAGAATAGAGTGACTGTTTGTTTTGATGGTGATGAGGAAAGTGCATCTGTGGCAGATAGGCTTGTGAGGATTAATACATATGTTAAACCCATTGATACAATTACTCagacaaaaaataatgaaatgtgtctTCCATTGCAAAATTCCGAATGTGAGACTATAGATCAAGAGAAACATGAAGACATTAGCAAACTTCTTAGTAAAGATCATAATACTCACAGAGGACTGGAAAGAGAAGTTGGCTGTGCTACTTCTTTCTCTTACCAGGCAGAAAGACCTTTCAGCAATAAAGAACCACTTGTTCCTTTCACTGCTTGTGGTAAGGAATCTGATATGTTGATGGAAAGGAGAGCCATCAGTTGTAACGAGGTAGAGAAAAGAGCTCATTCTCCTATAAGATATGAAAAAGATTGTGTacctgttcagaggtcagtggaaCTGTTTAGTCCAGGACATGAACTTTATGGTGTGATAAGGTACGAGCATCGTAAATTGAAATGCGTGTTGTGTGATTGTGAACTTGCCAATTACAAGGTAATGTATGATCATGTGAATGGGAAGAGGCATCAACGGAAACAAGCTTCCAAGAAAAACAGCTATGCTAAAAAGCCTGTTGTTTCAAATAATAGCTCTGTAAGAACAACACCTACTTCTGTGTGTGCTACTGTTCCCTGCTCACTTGCTGATAATATTGCTATTGTGGACAAAAGTTATCAATTAGAAGTAATAGAACACACAGTCAAATTAGACGATATGTGGAAATATTTTTCTGCACCACTTCAAATCAATAGAAAATATTTCTGGATTCATTCCGGTGAAGTGATCTGCTCTCTTTGTAATCAACGTGTAGAAGAACGTGTACAAAGTGTAAAGATACATATTATAAAATGTAGTCATCTGAGACGGATAAAAAGATTAAGAAGCTTAGAAACTGCTTGGAAGTCCTCAAATCAGCAAATGTTGAAAGTAGCAGGCATTCTAGATGGTTGTATTCCTAAGACTCAGTTTACTTTGCAAAATGATGGGATTTTTTGTAGAGTGTGTCAATGTTTTTGTGAAAATCATACTGTATTAAATCATGTGACGAGTAAAATGCACTGCAGAAAGTCACACAAAATGGAATAA